From one Geoalkalibacter halelectricus genomic stretch:
- the gspN gene encoding type II secretion system protein GspN, which yields MKFFLKRTQASSRKPNKSDLRRQLALHLGALGLFLIAFILTLLVWFPDQVLRNRAEQLIFEQSGARISIGDLSLAPPLRLTLRNVAWKPEMQDWPEVRIPVIRVAPLWGTVFGGNPGAGIAAGLQVGSLQGQMFKDGNLEAVLAGIGIAPFLPADFAYPIQGVLSGNLKASGDLAGMRGQATFQLQLDRGGVSGLEALGATEGRLSLGTVTLRGELQGRNLRIEELRAADGDLLVEGRGTLLLAETPQASRITAQIELTPAPSLDPNLADLLLLTGVTPDRNGTYRLRLSGSLANPVLR from the coding sequence ATGAAATTTTTTCTTAAACGCACCCAGGCTTCATCCAGGAAGCCGAACAAATCCGACCTGCGTCGTCAACTGGCCCTGCACCTCGGCGCCCTGGGCCTGTTTCTCATCGCCTTCATCCTGACTCTGCTGGTTTGGTTTCCGGATCAGGTTCTGCGCAATCGCGCCGAACAGCTCATTTTCGAGCAAAGCGGGGCACGGATCAGCATCGGCGACCTCAGCCTCGCTCCGCCGCTGCGCCTGACCCTGCGTAACGTCGCCTGGAAACCCGAGATGCAGGACTGGCCCGAGGTGCGCATTCCCGTGATTCGCGTCGCGCCGCTCTGGGGAACGGTTTTCGGCGGCAATCCCGGCGCCGGCATCGCCGCCGGACTCCAGGTGGGCTCCTTGCAAGGACAGATGTTCAAGGACGGCAACCTCGAAGCGGTGTTGGCCGGAATCGGCATTGCCCCCTTTCTCCCCGCGGATTTTGCCTATCCCATCCAGGGCGTGCTAAGCGGCAACCTCAAGGCCTCGGGCGATCTTGCTGGAATGAGAGGGCAGGCAACTTTTCAACTGCAACTCGACAGGGGCGGCGTGTCGGGGTTGGAGGCACTGGGCGCCACGGAAGGACGCCTGTCCCTGGGGACCGTCACTCTGCGCGGAGAACTTCAGGGGCGCAACCTGCGTATCGAGGAACTGCGCGCCGCCGACGGCGATTTGCTCGTTGAAGGCCGCGGCACCCTGCTGCTGGCTGAAACTCCCCAGGCCAGTCGCATCACCGCACAAATCGAGCTGACTCCTGCCCCTTCCCTGGATCCCAACCTTGCCGATCTGCTGCTGCTGACCGGGGTGACGCCCGACCGCAACGGCACCTACCGCTTGCGACTTTCCGGGTCACTGGCCAATCCCGTGCTGCGCTGA
- a CDS encoding glucosaminidase domain-containing protein, with translation MTPDSHAELARLFALNNYDLDNLELGVPKLIVTTLPQDLDRIAQVNERKRIFFLTLLPMVLMANEEIQAERDLIESLLSGFDQGRLPSAHEAEQLAEIQDKYRISGDPFSDCDIREKLLKRVDILPPSLVLAQAANESGWGTSRFARVANNLFGEWTFTPGTGVVPANRPAGEIYEVRSFPTIYDSVKSYMLNLNTHRAYVPLREKRIQARLENRPLKGVDLAHGLQAYSIRGEEYVEEIAAMIRHNQLTRFSYLNLRGL, from the coding sequence GTGACGCCTGACTCCCATGCCGAGCTCGCGCGCCTGTTCGCCCTCAACAATTACGATCTCGACAACCTCGAACTGGGTGTTCCCAAGCTTATTGTCACCACCCTGCCCCAGGATCTCGACCGCATCGCGCAGGTCAACGAACGTAAGCGCATTTTCTTTCTGACCCTGCTGCCCATGGTGTTGATGGCCAACGAAGAGATTCAGGCGGAACGCGACCTGATCGAGTCCTTGTTGTCCGGATTCGACCAGGGACGGCTGCCTTCCGCACATGAGGCGGAACAACTCGCCGAGATTCAGGACAAATACCGGATCTCCGGAGATCCCTTCAGCGATTGCGACATTCGGGAGAAGTTGCTCAAGCGCGTGGACATTCTGCCGCCGTCGCTGGTTCTGGCTCAGGCGGCCAATGAATCGGGCTGGGGCACGTCGCGCTTCGCGCGAGTGGCCAACAATCTTTTCGGCGAGTGGACCTTCACTCCCGGAACGGGAGTCGTTCCCGCCAATCGCCCCGCAGGCGAAATTTACGAGGTGCGCAGCTTCCCGACGATTTACGACTCGGTCAAATCCTACATGCTCAATCTCAACACTCACCGCGCCTACGTTCCCCTGCGCGAGAAACGTATCCAGGCTCGGCTGGAGAACCGCCCCCTCAAAGGCGTCGATCTGGCCCATGGACTTCAGGCCTACTCCATCCGCGGCGAAGAATACGTCGAAGAAATCGCCGCCATGATCCGTCACAATCAATTAACGCGTTTTTCCTACCTCAATTTAAGAGGATTGTAA
- a CDS encoding MlaD family protein: MALTTEKKVGLFFLVALVALALLIEFVEEIRPFESQVEYHAYFDSLVGLNQGDPVRMAGVQVGKVRSIELEDYRIKVVFRVQEGTTVKEDSVVRVRQTNLLGGQFLGIDFGSVGKPILPPGSELPSEPTVNIDQMLTDLDRNLKIAMKDFSAFLQDGREQLAASGDRLASILTKVDEGEGTLGKLVNDPSLFDDIQLVAANVAEISRRLEAGEGALGRMLTDDELYERATAALANIQEISDRIRQGEGTLGQLLVNTEVHDRTADALGSIRDIAARINEGEGTLGRLVQDDTLYLETTEVMTRINSIAAKIDEGQGTIGRLINEDDLYRDAKTTLNKVEKTVDGLGDAGPLSALGVVLGTLF, from the coding sequence ATGGCGCTAACAACCGAGAAGAAAGTCGGACTGTTTTTTCTGGTCGCGCTGGTCGCGCTGGCCTTGCTGATTGAATTCGTCGAGGAAATCCGGCCATTTGAAAGTCAGGTCGAGTACCATGCCTATTTCGACTCCCTGGTCGGCCTCAACCAGGGCGACCCGGTGCGCATGGCCGGCGTGCAGGTCGGCAAGGTGCGCTCCATCGAACTGGAGGACTACCGCATCAAGGTGGTTTTCCGGGTTCAGGAAGGCACCACCGTCAAAGAGGACAGCGTGGTGCGGGTGCGTCAGACCAACTTGCTGGGCGGCCAGTTCCTCGGCATCGACTTCGGCTCGGTGGGCAAACCGATTCTGCCGCCGGGGTCGGAACTGCCTTCGGAGCCCACGGTCAACATCGACCAGATGCTCACCGACCTCGACCGCAACCTTAAAATCGCCATGAAGGATTTCAGCGCCTTTTTGCAAGACGGGCGCGAACAGTTGGCCGCCTCCGGTGACCGCCTGGCAAGCATTCTTACGAAGGTTGACGAGGGCGAGGGAACCCTGGGCAAGTTGGTCAACGATCCCAGCTTGTTTGACGACATCCAACTGGTTGCCGCCAATGTCGCCGAGATTTCACGCCGCCTTGAAGCCGGCGAAGGAGCCCTGGGCCGCATGCTCACCGATGATGAGCTCTACGAGCGCGCGACCGCCGCGCTGGCCAATATCCAGGAGATCAGCGACAGAATCCGGCAGGGCGAGGGGACATTGGGACAATTGCTGGTCAATACCGAAGTGCATGATCGAACCGCCGACGCCCTGGGTTCCATACGCGATATCGCGGCCAGAATCAACGAGGGAGAAGGGACCCTCGGTCGCCTGGTGCAGGATGACACGCTATACCTGGAAACCACCGAGGTCATGACGCGCATCAACAGCATCGCCGCGAAAATCGATGAAGGCCAGGGAACCATCGGTCGCCTGATCAACGAGGACGATCTCTACCGCGACGCCAAAACGACTCTCAATAAGGTGGAAAAGACCGTTGACGGTCTCGGAGACGCAGGGCCGTTGAGCGCTCTAGGGGTGGTGCTGGGGACGTTGTTTTAG
- a CDS encoding ABC transporter ATP-binding protein, producing MLEKLVHGFPGSVFEEENQGECIAEYTEPHGVDIRIEMLNKSFGDLHVLKDIDLEIRAGETFSIIGPSGTGKSVLLKHIVKLVKPDSGRILIDGHDIFAKKPKDAPREYRYSMVFQTSALFNSLTVGENVGLWLREKRICNEARIRRIIRQKLRLVGLEGKEDFMTSELSGGMKKRVAIARSLAMNPDLILYDEPTAELDPVTSDELARVIMDLKKEVNLTSIIVSHDLNFAFYLSDRVAMIHEGRIIEIGTPAELKASENPVVKNFIFTTTKGITGA from the coding sequence ATGCTCGAGAAGCTGGTGCACGGTTTTCCCGGATCCGTGTTCGAGGAGGAAAATCAGGGCGAATGCATCGCCGAGTACACTGAGCCGCACGGGGTCGATATTCGCATTGAAATGCTCAACAAGTCCTTTGGCGACCTGCATGTGCTCAAGGATATCGATCTGGAAATCAGGGCCGGAGAAACCTTCTCCATCATCGGTCCCTCGGGCACCGGGAAAAGTGTCCTGCTCAAACATATCGTCAAATTGGTCAAGCCCGACAGCGGCCGCATCCTCATCGACGGCCACGATATCTTCGCCAAAAAACCCAAGGATGCGCCGCGCGAATACCGCTACAGCATGGTCTTTCAGACCTCGGCTCTGTTCAATTCCCTGACTGTGGGAGAAAATGTCGGGTTGTGGCTGCGCGAGAAGCGCATTTGCAACGAGGCGCGCATTCGCCGCATCATCCGGCAGAAATTGCGCCTCGTTGGATTGGAAGGCAAGGAAGATTTCATGACCTCGGAGCTCTCCGGCGGCATGAAAAAGCGTGTCGCCATTGCACGCTCCCTGGCCATGAACCCCGATCTGATTCTCTACGATGAGCCTACCGCCGAGCTTGATCCGGTGACATCCGATGAACTGGCGCGGGTCATCATGGATCTCAAGAAGGAGGTCAATCTGACCAGCATCATCGTCAGCCACGACCTCAATTTCGCTTTTTACCTCTCCGACCGGGTCGCCATGATCCATGAGGGGCGCATCATCGAGATCGGCACCCCCGCCGAACTCAAAGCCAGCGAGAATCCCGTCGTCAAGAATTTCATATTCACGACGACCAAGGGCATAACAGGAGCCTGA
- a CDS encoding MlaE family ABC transporter permease, which yields MGRFLEILGRKILALAQTTGEMLKLLVQTFYYFKEAPRNLPAIFRQMSDIGIDTLPIAALMAFFVGMVLALQTGTQLAVYGTQNVIGAIVGLSMVKELGPVMTSILVAGRVGSSMAAEIGAMKVYEEIDALKTLEINPVRYLAMPRMIACLLAVPALTVFSIIIGILGGGFISSFTPRINVPFNVYFDNLILALDYQEVFKGLLKATVFGGIIAHVGCYVGFQTTGGARGIGQSTTRAVVMGFLLIMIANYFLTRLTL from the coding sequence ATCGGACGATTCCTGGAAATTCTCGGCCGCAAGATTCTTGCCCTTGCGCAGACCACGGGCGAAATGCTCAAGCTGCTGGTCCAGACCTTTTACTATTTCAAGGAAGCGCCGCGTAATCTGCCGGCCATCTTCCGCCAGATGAGCGATATCGGCATCGACACCCTGCCCATCGCCGCGCTCATGGCCTTTTTCGTCGGCATGGTCCTGGCCCTTCAAACCGGCACCCAGCTGGCGGTCTACGGCACCCAGAACGTCATCGGCGCCATCGTCGGCCTCTCCATGGTCAAGGAACTCGGGCCGGTCATGACCAGTATTCTCGTGGCTGGTCGGGTCGGATCGTCCATGGCCGCCGAGATCGGCGCCATGAAGGTCTACGAGGAGATCGACGCCCTCAAGACCCTGGAAATCAACCCGGTGCGCTACCTGGCCATGCCGCGCATGATCGCCTGCCTGCTGGCGGTGCCGGCCCTGACGGTTTTCTCCATCATCATCGGGATTCTCGGCGGGGGGTTCATCAGTTCCTTCACGCCGCGCATCAACGTGCCCTTCAATGTGTATTTCGATAATCTGATCCTGGCGCTTGATTACCAGGAAGTCTTCAAGGGGCTTCTCAAGGCCACCGTATTCGGCGGCATCATCGCCCACGTGGGTTGCTACGTCGGCTTTCAGACCACGGGCGGGGCGCGCGGAATCGGGCAATCCACCACGCGCGCGGTGGTCATGGGGTTTTTGCTGATCATGATTGCCAATTATTTCCTGACGCGCCTGACTCTGTAG
- a CDS encoding tetratricopeptide repeat protein yields the protein MTEQTPAADSLAPKFYRLWTPPPGTTVAVGADRTPMSLPQIPLPLHRQGGEEALPDDNAIGSGLFDYLREFPDCPHNRAYAELLRDAFPHYIAEIGSQLAMLDAREVDPPYIRRKITFMRILLLLNPDNAGLYMQLGMAHYQVGMMFSELRTCRFDLLKALAYLQKALSLSARNAAIYNYLGQIDFYLGDYPGAARHWRGIHDQLPEGAARQELARRLEMIERGEVPDHPLIDHFETIGKALAAYRDGFADRALRDMEAVAADEYFRSFYQAPEFYHFLGLCRERCEDPSGAIAAFAEALAIDEDFEPAREGFERVHQQG from the coding sequence ATGACCGAGCAAACGCCCGCCGCTGACTCCCTGGCACCGAAATTTTATCGTCTGTGGACTCCGCCTCCCGGAACCACCGTCGCCGTGGGAGCGGATCGCACCCCCATGAGCCTGCCGCAAATCCCTCTGCCGCTGCACCGTCAAGGCGGCGAAGAGGCCCTGCCTGACGATAATGCCATCGGTTCGGGCCTGTTCGATTATTTGCGTGAATTTCCCGATTGCCCCCACAATCGGGCCTATGCCGAACTTCTGCGCGATGCCTTTCCCCACTACATAGCCGAGATCGGCTCACAGCTTGCGATGCTTGACGCCCGCGAAGTGGATCCGCCCTACATTCGGCGCAAGATCACCTTTATGCGCATCCTGCTGCTATTAAATCCCGACAATGCCGGTTTATACATGCAGCTTGGCATGGCGCACTATCAGGTGGGCATGATGTTCTCCGAGCTGCGTACCTGTCGCTTCGACCTGCTCAAAGCGCTGGCCTACCTGCAAAAGGCCTTGAGCCTGTCCGCGCGCAACGCAGCGATTTACAATTACCTCGGCCAGATTGATTTTTACCTGGGTGATTACCCCGGGGCGGCCCGGCATTGGCGCGGCATCCACGATCAGTTGCCTGAAGGCGCCGCGCGTCAGGAACTTGCGCGGCGTCTCGAGATGATCGAGCGCGGTGAGGTTCCCGATCATCCCCTGATCGACCACTTCGAAACCATTGGCAAGGCTCTGGCGGCCTATCGCGACGGTTTTGCGGACCGGGCGCTGCGCGACATGGAAGCTGTTGCGGCGGATGAATACTTCCGCTCTTTTTACCAGGCACCGGAATTCTACCACTTCCTGGGTCTGTGTCGGGAGCGCTGCGAGGATCCCTCCGGCGCCATTGCCGCTTTTGCCGAGGCATTGGCCATCGATGAGGATTTTGAGCCCGCGCGGGAAGGTTTCGAGCGTGTCCATCAGCAAGGCTAA
- a CDS encoding amidohydrolase family protein, whose translation MSTLYRARYLVPVTRGVMEDGALLVAGGQIVDLGSFQELTAAHPRAAVVDFGDDSLLLPPLANAHTHLELTHFPDWLRRSRESGDPENFVDWILRVIRVKRAVAQERLGESLRAGIRACLAAGTGAVGDILSWLPGREVYRNAPLYGRLYLETLGLDPGRNRQMLRLLGHISEECLAGRLRLGLAPHSPYNLSSEYLEDIFRYARRHRLPLTTHVAESDAEVQFLREGRGPIAERLYPYVGWTDMLPAPAEVGPIAYLQQRDGLVADNLLVHGVHVDAADCRAIAGAAASVVLCPRSNQRLGVGVAPVADYVAAGVNLALGTDSLASNESLSVWDELAFARQAYGSALSPETLLRMATCNGAKALGLGAEMGCLEPRYGAHFQVLRMATIPPRGELMDYLVSPGRTQEVRALFLAGRDAHFSLDSGQEVC comes from the coding sequence GTGAGTACTTTGTATCGGGCGCGCTACCTGGTTCCCGTGACGCGTGGCGTCATGGAAGACGGGGCCTTGCTGGTGGCGGGCGGACAGATCGTCGATCTCGGTTCGTTTCAAGAATTGACCGCGGCCCATCCTCGGGCCGCGGTCGTCGATTTCGGCGACGACAGCCTGCTTTTGCCACCCCTGGCCAATGCCCATACCCACCTGGAATTGACCCACTTTCCCGATTGGCTTCGCCGGAGCCGGGAGTCCGGCGATCCGGAGAATTTCGTCGATTGGATCCTGCGGGTTATTCGCGTCAAGCGCGCCGTTGCGCAGGAGCGGCTCGGCGAATCCCTGCGCGCCGGGATTCGCGCCTGCCTGGCGGCGGGCACGGGCGCCGTCGGCGATATCCTCTCCTGGCTTCCCGGGCGTGAGGTTTATCGCAACGCACCTCTTTACGGACGTCTGTATCTTGAGACCCTCGGTCTTGACCCCGGCCGCAATCGCCAGATGCTTCGGCTCCTGGGGCACATCAGTGAGGAATGCCTGGCCGGGCGCCTGCGGTTGGGTCTAGCCCCCCATTCTCCGTACAATCTCAGCAGCGAGTATCTTGAGGATATCTTTCGCTACGCGCGCCGCCACCGGCTGCCCCTGACCACTCACGTCGCCGAATCCGACGCCGAGGTACAGTTTCTGCGCGAGGGTCGCGGCCCCATCGCCGAGCGACTCTATCCCTATGTCGGTTGGACGGATATGCTGCCCGCACCGGCCGAGGTGGGACCCATCGCTTATTTGCAGCAAAGGGACGGGCTGGTGGCGGACAATCTTCTGGTTCACGGCGTGCACGTCGATGCCGCGGACTGCCGTGCCATAGCCGGGGCAGCGGCCTCCGTGGTACTCTGTCCCCGGTCAAATCAGCGTCTCGGCGTGGGGGTGGCCCCCGTTGCCGATTATGTGGCCGCGGGCGTCAATCTTGCCCTGGGTACGGACAGCCTGGCCAGCAACGAATCCCTGTCTGTCTGGGATGAGTTGGCCTTTGCCCGGCAGGCTTACGGCTCCGCCCTAAGCCCCGAGACCCTGCTGCGCATGGCGACCTGCAACGGCGCCAAAGCTTTAGGGCTCGGCGCGGAAATGGGCTGTTTGGAGCCACGCTATGGCGCCCATTTTCAGGTGTTGCGCATGGCGACCATTCCTCCCCGTGGCGAACTTATGGACTACCTGGTGTCCCCCGGGCGCACCCAGGAGGTGCGTGCCCTGTTTCTTGCCGGTCGCGACGCCCATTTTAGCCTTGACTCGGGACAGGAAGTCTGTTAG
- the panD gene encoding aspartate 1-decarboxylase, which yields MTRKMLKSKIHRATVTGADLHYEGSVTIDRNLMEQSDIKAYEAVDIWNVTYGTRFQTYAIEGQPGSGTICINGAAARLVSKGDLVIIASWLDIPEEQVAAHEPKLVFVDEKNRPTAQTQETGGQSELKKAI from the coding sequence ATGACCAGAAAAATGCTGAAATCCAAGATCCATCGTGCCACGGTCACCGGTGCCGACCTCCATTATGAAGGTTCCGTCACCATCGACCGCAACCTGATGGAGCAATCCGACATCAAGGCCTACGAGGCTGTCGACATCTGGAACGTCACCTACGGTACCCGCTTCCAGACCTATGCCATCGAAGGTCAACCCGGCAGCGGCACCATCTGCATCAACGGCGCCGCCGCGCGCCTGGTGTCCAAGGGCGACCTGGTCATCATCGCCAGCTGGCTCGATATCCCCGAGGAGCAGGTGGCCGCGCACGAACCCAAGTTGGTGTTTGTCGACGAGAAAAACCGGCCCACCGCGCAGACCCAGGAAACCGGCGGCCAGTCCGAACTGAAAAAGGCCATCTAA
- the panC gene encoding pantoate--beta-alanine ligase — protein MEIIEDVAQMQQRCLEARQKGLRIAFVPTMGYLHEGHLSLVRAARAEGDIVVLSIFVNPTQFGDGEDFDSYPRDLSRDAEMARTAGANWLFAPRAKDMYPAGYATWVDVEGLTDTLCGASRPGHFRGVTTVVCKLFNIVQPHVAFFGSKDFQQLAVIRRMSADLNLPLEVRGMPIVREPDGLAMSSRNVNLSPAERGQALCLYEAIGIATALVRAGERDSRTVIEAVRRRIEQEPEAAIDYVQICHAQTLADCHALDRHAVLLLAVRVGTTRLIDNHHLGEEIPES, from the coding sequence ATGGAAATCATCGAAGATGTCGCACAGATGCAGCAGCGTTGTCTTGAGGCCCGACAAAAGGGGTTGCGCATCGCCTTCGTGCCGACCATGGGCTATTTGCATGAGGGGCACCTGTCCCTGGTGCGGGCGGCGCGCGCCGAAGGCGATATCGTCGTCTTGAGCATTTTCGTCAATCCGACCCAGTTCGGTGACGGCGAGGATTTCGACAGCTATCCGCGCGATCTTTCCCGCGACGCCGAAATGGCGCGTACCGCGGGGGCCAACTGGTTGTTCGCGCCCCGGGCCAAGGATATGTATCCCGCCGGATATGCCACCTGGGTCGACGTCGAGGGGCTCACCGACACTCTCTGCGGCGCCAGTCGACCGGGACATTTTCGCGGCGTGACCACGGTCGTGTGCAAACTGTTTAACATCGTGCAACCTCATGTGGCCTTTTTCGGCAGCAAGGACTTTCAGCAGCTGGCCGTCATCCGTCGCATGAGCGCCGATCTCAACCTGCCGCTTGAAGTGCGCGGCATGCCCATCGTGCGCGAGCCGGACGGGCTGGCCATGAGTTCGCGCAACGTCAACCTGTCACCGGCGGAGCGGGGTCAGGCCCTGTGTCTGTACGAGGCGATCGGTATCGCCACCGCACTGGTGCGCGCCGGAGAGCGTGACAGCCGCACAGTCATTGAAGCGGTGCGCAGGAGAATCGAACAGGAACCCGAAGCGGCGATCGACTACGTCCAGATCTGCCACGCGCAAACCCTGGCGGACTGCCATGCCCTTGATCGGCATGCGGTTCTGCTACTGGCGGTCAGGGTCGGAACAACCCGCCTGATCGACAACCACCATCTGGGAGAGGAGATTCCAGAATCATGA
- the panB gene encoding 3-methyl-2-oxobutanoate hydroxymethyltransferase, with amino-acid sequence MKKRKTILDIRKMKQDGCKISVLTAYDYPLARIMDEAGIDLILVGDSVATVVSGHDTTLPVTLDEMIYHTRAVVRGSQQALVVADLPFLSYQVDLRDARLSAGRLVKEGGAHAVKLEGGENVAATIAAITAMDVPVMGHIGLTPQSVHRMGGYRVQGRQEEQARQLLADAKAVEDAGAFALVLEGIPRYLARDITQAVSIPTIGIGAGVYCDGQVLVIHDILGLCEKYSPKFIKKYADVSTAIRTGVDSYIREVKEGVFPAAEHSFD; translated from the coding sequence GTGAAAAAGCGAAAAACTATTCTTGATATCCGCAAGATGAAACAGGATGGATGCAAAATCTCCGTTCTGACCGCCTATGACTATCCCCTGGCGCGCATCATGGATGAGGCCGGCATCGACCTCATCCTGGTCGGGGATTCCGTGGCCACGGTCGTCTCCGGCCATGACACCACCCTGCCGGTAACCCTTGATGAAATGATCTATCACACCCGTGCCGTGGTACGCGGCTCCCAACAGGCCCTGGTGGTCGCCGATCTGCCGTTTCTCTCCTATCAGGTGGATTTGCGTGATGCGCGCCTGAGTGCCGGTCGTCTGGTCAAGGAAGGCGGCGCCCACGCGGTCAAATTGGAGGGTGGGGAAAATGTCGCCGCAACCATCGCCGCCATCACCGCCATGGATGTCCCGGTGATGGGGCATATCGGCCTGACTCCGCAGTCGGTCCACCGCATGGGCGGTTATCGGGTTCAGGGTCGGCAGGAAGAGCAGGCGCGGCAGTTGCTCGCCGATGCCAAGGCAGTCGAGGACGCCGGCGCCTTCGCCCTGGTGCTGGAAGGCATTCCGCGCTACCTCGCGCGTGACATCACCCAGGCGGTTTCCATTCCGACCATCGGCATCGGCGCCGGGGTTTACTGCGACGGGCAGGTGCTGGTCATTCACGACATCCTCGGTCTGTGCGAAAAATATTCTCCCAAATTCATCAAAAAATATGCCGACGTCTCCACCGCCATCCGTACCGGTGTCGATTCATACATTCGTGAAGTAAAAGAAGGAGTGTTCCCCGCCGCGGAACACTCTTTTGATTAA
- a CDS encoding flavin reductase family protein, whose product MKKRQIGPCVTFFPQPTTLIATCDEAGAANLMTASWVGIVSKTPPTLAVALHHKRKSYENLLQGPQAFTVNMVPASLATQADFCGLKSGRQADKVALSGLTLSAAAQGPVPLVAECPLNVECRVVGEQCLGEYRLVLGEIVEIHAAEAAFNAEGVMDARVFDPLVYLGGIREYWSLGERAGQAYEDGKRLFPPSEGG is encoded by the coding sequence ATGAAAAAACGCCAGATCGGCCCCTGCGTGACCTTTTTTCCCCAACCGACCACCCTGATTGCGACCTGCGACGAAGCGGGTGCCGCCAACCTGATGACGGCTTCTTGGGTCGGCATCGTCAGCAAGACCCCCCCGACCCTGGCGGTGGCCCTGCACCACAAACGCAAATCCTATGAAAATCTCCTTCAGGGGCCGCAGGCTTTTACCGTGAACATGGTGCCCGCCTCTCTGGCGACACAAGCCGATTTTTGCGGTCTCAAGTCCGGCAGGCAGGCCGATAAGGTCGCGCTTTCGGGGTTGACCTTGAGCGCCGCGGCCCAGGGGCCGGTGCCCCTGGTGGCGGAGTGTCCCTTGAACGTCGAATGCCGCGTGGTCGGCGAGCAGTGTCTTGGGGAATATCGGCTGGTGTTGGGGGAGATCGTGGAAATCCATGCCGCCGAAGCTGCCTTCAACGCCGAGGGCGTCATGGATGCGCGGGTTTTCGATCCTCTTGTCTACCTCGGCGGCATCCGTGAATACTGGAGCCTGGGGGAAAGGGCGGGGCAGGCCTATGAGGACGGAAAACGCCTTTTTCCCCCGTCCGAAGGGGGATAA